In one Bryobacteraceae bacterium genomic region, the following are encoded:
- a CDS encoding dienelactone hydrolase family protein, which produces MSEMVQFNRPDGGTCSAWCVEPAAGSSAPGVVVIQEWWGLNDQIKGVAQRFADAGYRALVPDLYRGKVGVDAEEASHLMRGLNFGDAAGQDVRGAVQYLKQSSAKVGVTGYCMGGALTLLAAANVPESDAAVCWYGFPPLEYIDASKINAPLLGHFAEQDAFFPVAKVGELEDKLKAAGVAFEFHRYDARHAFANETAVNSPIATAYDAGCAALAWDRTLAFFGRHLKG; this is translated from the coding sequence ATGAGCGAAATGGTTCAGTTCAACCGCCCCGACGGCGGCACGTGTTCGGCTTGGTGCGTGGAGCCGGCCGCGGGCTCGTCGGCGCCCGGGGTCGTGGTGATTCAGGAGTGGTGGGGATTGAACGATCAGATCAAGGGCGTCGCCCAACGGTTCGCCGACGCCGGCTACCGCGCCTTGGTTCCGGACCTCTATCGCGGCAAAGTGGGCGTCGACGCCGAGGAGGCCAGCCACCTCATGCGCGGTCTCAATTTCGGCGACGCGGCCGGCCAGGACGTTCGCGGCGCCGTCCAGTACCTGAAGCAATCGAGCGCGAAGGTGGGCGTAACCGGTTATTGCATGGGCGGCGCGCTTACGCTGCTCGCCGCGGCGAACGTGCCGGAGTCCGACGCGGCCGTCTGCTGGTACGGCTTTCCGCCGCTCGAATACATCGACGCCTCGAAGATCAATGCGCCGCTGCTCGGCCATTTCGCGGAACAGGACGCATTCTTCCCGGTCGCCAAAGTGGGTGAACTCGAAGACAAACTGAAGGCCGCCGGCGTCGCCTTCGAGTTCCATCGTTACGACGCCCGGCACGCCTTCGCCAACGAGACCGCCGTGAACTCGCCGATCGCGACAGCCTACGACGCCGGGTGCGCCGCCTTGGCCTGGGACCGAACGCTCGCCTTCTTCGGCCGCCATCTGAAGGGCTGA